The Mauremys reevesii isolate NIE-2019 linkage group 1, ASM1616193v1, whole genome shotgun sequence genome has a segment encoding these proteins:
- the LOC120380477 gene encoding interferon-induced protein with tetratricopeptide repeats 5-like, translating into MSPLSLKENLQALQCHFTWNFEIKDKVDAAHILQTLALRIAHTHYQNQATLLAMQAYLCHLQGQYEDALQSLREAEEILQRDHPDNFPRQVLVIYGNYAWIYYHLAHYDLVELYLEKVRKICSSLKSRSPYAAQIPEIHAQKGWSLLAAGFRNGGEATKCFQMALREDEANGEFLAGLAIAVFAAWTHSHKPVFWEAAKKKLGAIVHEQQQNYEAKVYLAKILKRTDRQQAEALLEDVVQNSLDPEVLRYAAKFFLPEFLEKAVSILERAIALNPNYHLLHYDLGVCYKKQLEEAKSGRREEIVAAAIEAFKKAVQKDPVSVFSKLALAEMYGENTPHYQEEIYLNLVSEMPSLSKKCQQAVSLHWGDFLFYKQKSPWEAAQMYRAGFAIPDNYLERQQLKKRLEEVAGEFQQSSQTTEAEDIHDFIQQNETSQYMRRSTGSSNRAGDWRRRENV; encoded by the exons ATGAG CCCCCTGTCCCTGAAGGAGAACCTGCAGGCCCTCCAGTGCCACTTCACCTGGAACTTTGAAATCAAAGACAAGGTAGATGCAGCTCACATCCTCCAAACTCTGGCTCTCAGGATTGCCCACACTCACTACCAGAACCAGGCCACGCTCCTTGCCATGCAGGCTTATCTCTGCCACCTTCAAGGGCAATATGAAGACGCTCTGCAAAGCCTTAGAGAAGCCGAGGAGATTCTGCAAAGAGATCACCCAGATAACTTCCCCCGGCAGGTCCTGGTCATTTACGGAAACTACGCCTGGATCTATTATCACTTGGCCCACTATGATTTGGTTGAGCTTTACCTGGAGAAGGTTAGAAAGATCTGCAGCTCCCTGAAGAGCCGCTCTCCATATGCAGCTCAGATCCCTGAGATACATGCACAGAAAGGCTGGTCTCTCCTGGCAGCAGGCTTCCGCAATGGCGGAGAAGCCACAAAGTGTTTCCAAATGGCATTAAGAGAAGATGAAGCAAATGGGGAATTTCTTGCTGGGTTGGCAATCGCGGTCTTTGCAGCATGGACTCACTCACACAAGCCTGTATTTTGGGAAGCAGCCAAAAAGAAGTTGGGCGCCATTGTCCATGAACAGCAGCAAAACTATGAAGCTAAGGTGTATTTAGCCAAGATCCTTAAGAGGACGGATAGACAGCAAGCCGAAGCCCTCCTAGAAGATGTTGTCCAGAATAGCCTGGACCCTGAGGTCCTGAGATATGCAGCCAAGTTCTTTCTACCAGAATTCCTAGAAAAAGCAGTTTCTATTCTAGAGCGAGCAATAGCTCTGAACCCCAATTATCATCTCCTTCACTACGACCTTGGCGTCTGCTACAAGAAACAACTGGAGGAGGCCAAATCAGGCAGAAGAGAAGAAATAGTGGCAGCAGCTATTGAGGCCTTCAAAAAAGCTGTGCAGAAAGATCCAGTGTCTGTATTTTCAAAACTGGCTTTAGCTGAAATGTATGGAGAAAATACACCTCACTACCAAGAAGAGATTTATCTCAATCTCGTGAGTGAAATGCCCAGCCTCAGCAAGAAGTGTCAGCAGGCAGTCTCCCTTCACTGGGGGGATTTCCTCTTCTACAAGCAGAAGTCACCGTGGGAGGCAGCTCAGATGTACAGAGCAGGTTTCGCCATTCCAGACAACTACCTGGAGAGGCAACAACTGAAAAAAAGGTTGGAAGAGGTGGCAGGAGAATTCCAGCAGAGCTCCCAGACCACCGAGGCTGAGGACATACATGACTTCATTCAACAGAATGAAACATCACAGTACATGAGGAGATCCACTGGTAGCAGCaacagagcaggagactggaGACGTAGAGAAAATGTGTGA